The Malus sylvestris chromosome 3, drMalSylv7.2, whole genome shotgun sequence genomic sequence actccaaaagcgtatttctttggattcatcttcaacttGTGGATCCGCATCCTCATCAATGCTTGCTTGAGGTCCACGAGATGCTGCTCTTCTGTCTTAGATTTCACCACAATGTCATCGATATACACCTCTATGCTTtggccaattaaatcatgaaaaatggcattcattgccctttgatACGTGGCGCCTGCATTTTTgaacccgaatggcatgaccagatattcatatgcccccacatgaccaGGACATCTAAAAGCTGTCTTATGAATATCCTCTGGCGCCATCTTTATTTGATTGTAaccggcatttccatccataaacgaTAAAACTTTATGCTTTGCTACAGCATCTATTGATAAgtcagccatgggcatgggatattcaTCCTTTGGTGTGGCGCTATTAATATTCCTATAATCAACACAACaccgtactgcttttgttatagcttttaaaacgggtacaatgttggctagccactctacatatttggctggtctaataaagccagctttcaccagtctttcaatttcttctttgactttttcttctatctcctttgacatccttcgtggtgcctgcttgacaggtttatatccttccttgatgggcattctatgttccaccaaggcTGGGTCTAATCCTGGCATCTcggtgtaatgccaagcaaaacaatctttgaattcttgcaaaagagagataatcTTGGCCCGATCCTCAATCCTTAATAAACCGCTGATTTGAATTGGTCTCGGATCCTCTTCTGTgcctagatcaataacttccaatggatcctggacttctggaggtggcttatcaggttctgcacacaaaaattcaactaactCCGGGTTCTCGGGAAGACCGTCTGGCTCGTCTATATCGTAGACGCattcggccatttgaatggcctTATCTAACTCCTCTGTGCAAGATTCTTCCTCATTTTCAGGCTGGCTGGTAGAAACTTTCCCCTGCCACTCCTGCTCTTCTTTATCCAAGAGCTTTTCTTCCTGTCTTCTTCCCTttccatacaccaacagtcttttaatcagggatctgactgccatgacctgatctttcttcttttgttcgatCATTGATGGTATAGAGAGTTTGGTATAAGACAGGGTCTCTCCCACTCCTCCTTGGTAAGGAGCAtcccttgttctagaagctttcgggccgtcaccttggtagggcggccgttctcatcagctcctaaacatttcaaaattcccacgttgggattgtagaaattTGCTTCTGCAACATTAGCTGAGGGGAGGAacggccgtgattcggcctctaccaaTTCCCAAAAGCTTGATCCTTCAGTACTTGCCTCGTGGTatacagccacttgttgatgaagagtagaaggtatggctaaactttgatgaatccaatctcttccAAGTAGGGCCCCGTAAGTGGAAGTGCAGTCTACTACAAAGAACGccaacattattttcttggaCCCCAGATCTACCTCCAAAGGTAATATCCCATGAGTCCTGGTGATGGCACCTGAAAAGCTCGAGACTGTAAGGTTTGTGGGAATAAGATCTTCAGTGCTTCTCCCCATCCTCTTCATCTGCTTGGCTGGCAATATGTTAACAGCCGCtcctccatcaatcaaaattcttttgaaaGGTACACCTTCCAGATGAGCTGAAACGTATATAGGCTTCAGGTGGTTGGCCAACGAAATACTTGGGCGGCTGAACACCATTTTATCTGTGTAAATCCGTAGGGGACCACCTTTAGGTACTTTTGAAGATTCAACCTTGCCTGAGTCTTCCTCTGTAACTACCTCCACATTGACGTGAGCCATCATCTGCTCAGTTGTTAAATAATCACCTTCCATGGTAGCGGGCTGGTCAGGCCTGGCGCCAAACATGGCGGATAATACATACGTCATGTTGACGTGGAAGTTGCTAGGTTCGAGCAAGTCCTCCTTCTTGCTCCCAATGTGATCCATGAACTCGTCTAACCAGGCCATTGCATCGGCTGGTAGTAAGGGCTGTGGTATCCCTTCCTGTTGTGGTTGATTCATGTCTTCGTACAGCACTTgctttggaacttcaccaaaCGGATCTAAAGGCAGAAAGGTTGGTCTCCTCTCAGATGCAACAATTTCCTCATGGGTGGGCCCTGGCCTCCAACCAGGTGTTGGCATCATAGTCAGATCTTCCTGAGCCCTTCTTAAGATCCTATACTTGCCAGGATGTTGGCTTTGTGGCACATGATTCCCCATACCCTCCGTCTTGCCGTTGGCCCTTTCTACTTCCTTCTTACTTCGCCAACGAAGCTGACTACTACTTCCAGATATTGCCCTTTCtggcttttgattttttgaggCTTCAGAGGTGATGGGGGTCATCagggaattcatgtaggctttgtgctgcctttgaacccttCTGACCATGGATGCTCCCATTGGTCTGGTGGGCTGCccatcttttccaactacataccATTTCCGCCCACGATATGCAGGAGTTGCTTTCTTAACAGGATTAGCTATCCCATCAGTTCTTCTGACTTCCTTCCCCTTTTGGCCATTTTGAAGCTGCTCTGTACTTCTTTGGAGTTTGGCTTCCATGTCCTCTGCCTTGTCAGAAACTTCATAGTTTCGAAACTCGTCAGAAACTTCATAGTTTCGAAATACTTCTGACAACGCcttgggttgggaatcacctcctaaacgttgaaaaacgcttcgggaAGTATTTTTTCTTGTTGCCTGCTTAAGCCTTTCGCGGGCTTCTCTTTTAATTAACTCGTGATCAATAAGGACTCCAGCTGGGGGAATCTCGAGTTCACATTCACACTGGCATTTACTGCACATAACCAGCCCTTTGATTATGGCAGCCTTTGGGTACTCGGATGGTTTGCCTATCCCTTCCGTAGGTCGTTTGGCTagtttcccttcttcttcttcccttataattttcccttttcctttctctgcCCAGGTCATGTTGAGCATGTTTACCGGGGCTTCAGAAAAGGGCAACACAGGGTTGACTATGACTACCTCATCTGGTTGGGTAGTCCTGTGTCTTTCTCCTTTGGGAGGAGCCAAACCTGTCTCATTTCTAGAGCCTAGGGAGGCTTCATTCAGTCTCTGTAGCATTTGAAACAATGTATTCTGTAAATCTTCTGGCATGTTTATCTTTATCTTCAGATCAGtgaatcccaccgggcgtgccaaaactatgttcgtcgcaagaatctcctggcggacgagcacacaactcccctgggagaatggcgtcggttgagggtatctgtcgtacttctgctttcttctcgggctcgctcgggcaagcctttgtcgggcagatcttggtcgggcaattctgaaagagaaggacagagttaatttgaaagggtgcctttgtggggctttagatgtaggccttaaggctcacaatcaagattaactttgtcgtgctcaggcgtgccactgccatcttcagtatggcagatgttgaatgggtgttaagctttgattgaatatgtatacgcccgagaaaccaagttagatataacaggtgcctttatgaggccttaggtataggccttgaggcttcctgtcaaactaaaccagcgcttggatgtatcatatttggtcttttatggttgccagagtcttatcactattatacttttgattatctgagtccaagaggtaggacgaacccaaatgagtgcctttgtagggccttaggtataggccttgaggcttcccatcagagttaatccttatactcggaccaactagaccacaacatgaaatgaagctaaatagatgccttcgtggggccttaggtgtaggccttgaggctttctatcagaattcactccctgcttaagccttttctacgaatcaagatataatagcaacaaaacggagaaatagattgattacttgcgccccaagtaacttcggacttctcgcttatcaaggattgtcgtggatgggttgagtccacatagagttcttttttatgccttgaggccaaggacttttaaactgatctttaaattacacgcccgccgggcttaagacttagatctgatttgaactctgacacgattcagatcggatccaagtgctgaagattcattttcattatgactttgctagaaataacttgtatataactgggaatatataacatgttattgtgcttttaaaagaaagaaaagacaaagacagagcaaagatagttgggtaagtttgaaccttatcggccaaggctgaacttcttacaaaatctatctttgtggctctgtcaaaggtctgaaagcttttaaaggggttgacgggggagaagaggatacaaaatgaatcgataccaccatgaacaaggtagcagagctattacaggggtttgggaaggtttatcccgaatgggatgaaggcttgtgctgactacagcttcgttgaaggcaaatctggcttgagcagagttttggcttttgtttgtttgtttgagtgtccttaattctgtcttctcttcctccttttatagacgacttcagcttgggttcctgtagcaatagcggttgcccgaatgcggtttggtgatgactcactagcttttttacatgaatgccaccaataaagtactttattgggctgtgtagtgactgaataacctaccccctgtggtctttgagcaggtaagcaggtggcctttgtaacttgtgcccagccgaaagcctctttcctgcctcctaagttttcctctgggctttgggtttgggccgactttctctctggcccaaagttcagattttatcccaaacaggGTCAGTCTAATATACTTCAACAAATTAAAGAAATCAACAGTCACAATGCGCCCTTACTGCCTCCTCATCCTCGCCTTCGTCCTCCTTCCTCTGGTGGCTGCTAATGTGCACCCACGGGGCGGTTGGCAGCCCATAAAGAACATCAGCGACCTTCATGTGAAAGAGATCGCAGAGTTtgcggtgttggagtacaacaaGCATGCCCAAGGACAGAACAAGTTGGCGTTTGAGAGTGTAGTCCAGGGTGACAGCCAGGTAGTGGCAGGCATCAACTACCGGCTAGTCATTTCTGCCAAGAATGAGTCGGTAGTTGATCCCGCTGTTGCCACGCCCACCAGTGATTATGAGGGCATTGTGTGGGAGAAGGCTTGGGAGCATTTTAGGCAGTTGATTTCATTTCATCAATTGTTAAAACCTAACTAGGTTTCGGAGAATACGAtcattttcatattttaattgttgTCTTTATGCAATCATGTACTATGGACTCTGGATTGCTTGAAGTTTATCATCTTGCACTATAACAAAGAAATGGATGGAAGATTTTATCTTTAGTTCTTAattttcttaatattttttgggctttgttattatttttctgtcgaTTAgggttatataattttttagatTATATGTGAGAACCACAAACCAAAtgcaaaaaattttaaaaaaaaaaaaaaaaccaacatttGAACACCATTATAGAATTATAACTACACTTTTAAGTTTATGATACTTATAATAAACAATTAAtgtaaaagtactaatataTTATATTGTTCCTAGAAGAACcaaaaagcaaaattaaaaTGAGGAATTGAGTGTCAATTTGAGATTAATCTCTATCTTTGCAAATGTAGTAAAACGCACTCCATTAGCAATCCAATCGTCCCCTTAAGCAGCTCACAGCTCTTTTTCATGAGGTTCGTGATGTAGCAATATACAACCAAGAAGAGGAGAAAAATGACAATGCCAAAGAAGAGCAGCATaattaatctttatttttttttgcaaaggAGATGGGCTTGGAGATGTAGAGGGAGGCATCCTCATTTTCATTTTAATGAGACAGCCTCATTTTAAGTATACTATTACTTTCATATCAACttgtggttataattattatatatacctTATAAGGGTAGCTATAATTATACATAGGTTGCATGCTAtgattatttttccaaatttctcaaTCAAATGTAGGAAATTGACCCATTATGGACAGTATTTACCAAGATAAGACAAGTCCTTATCTAACCTTCCATTTTGACaaccatatttatgtatttgatatattatgattaaaacgaagaataaaattaatgaaaatgaggatctctcaaccaaaagcaacaAAATCACACTGCACACAAGTTGCTAATGGCGGAATTACTTTGACACGAATTGCTTAATAAAGAGAATTGCAATAAGCAAATCTGATTAGACGTTA encodes the following:
- the LOC126614521 gene encoding cysteine proteinase inhibitor 1-like: MRPYCLLILAFVLLPLVAANVHPRGGWQPIKNISDLHVKEIAEFAVLEYNKHAQGQNKLAFESVVQGDSQVVAGINYRLVISAKNESVVDPAVATPTSDYEGIVWEKAWEHFRQLISFHQLLKPN